In Paenibacillus protaetiae, the genomic stretch GAAACTTCCCGACGGCGGTCCTCCTGCATTCGTAACCAGCACATCAATGCCGCCATGGGCATCGGCAGCTGCGGCAATCGCCGCCTGCACATCAGAAGCGCTGCTGACATCCATTCGCTGGACAAGCGGTCTTATGCCCGTTGCCGCTGTAATATCCGCCTGCGCGACACGAAGCTCTTCTTCATTGCGGCTTGCAATGGTAACGAGAGCGCCTTCCCGCGCATACTGCAGCGCCATTGCACGGCCTAGTCCTTTGCTTGATGCAGCTACAAAAACCGACTTATGCTTCAGATGCAAATCCATATCCCGTCACTCCCGACTTGTCCAAAATGAGAGTTGTCCGTCCGGCGGACAACATGCGGTGCCTGCCTCCATCATAACGCTATTGCAGCCGGAATTGAAGTATATCTGTAAGATCAGCAGCAGCAGGCGCAGAAAAGGAACTGCTTTGGGTTTACCCCCCAAATATTCACGGCTTGTCCATTGATTTATACGGTGACGTCGAGGCGCGGCCGGCCGAACTGGTCCGGCACCCGCTGCCGAGCCGGCAGAACGGCGGAATACCCGGCGCAGCCCATAGAACCGGCCTGCGTATTTTACGAGCAGCGCGGACCGGTTCTATGGACGGGTTAACCTAACGAGCCTGTATCCCGCTTATGAATTAAAAACTCGATAAACGCCCTCACCTGCCTTGATATTTGCTCCTCCCGGCGGGTAAACCAAGCAAATATGGCGCCGGTTCTCATGCTGCGGAAGATCGCGCATAACAAGCTCGCCCGCCGCCGCTTCCCGCAGGACGCTCCGCTTTGGCAAGACGCCAATGCCAATGTTGCATTTGACCGCCTCTTTAATTGTTTCGATAGCGCCCAGCTCCATAAACGACTCCCATTCCAGCCCGAAACTGTCCGCCCATTCGTCGGTCAGCTTGCGTGATGTTGAACCGGCTTCATGCAGCAGGAACGTTTGCGGCTGCAGACTGGCAAGCGTAAGTTCGGCATGCTGCGCCAGCGGATGGGACGGAGACAGGAGCAGCTTATGCTCATCCTCCATCAGATTCTCCATTACAAACCCTTCCAGATCGTCCGCCGGCAGCGAAATGACGGCGGCATCAATTTCATATTTGCGGAGCATGTGCAGCAAATTATCCGCTTTTTTGACAGCGAGCTGAATGCGCGTACGCGGAAACAACCCGCCAAATTCCGCAATATAAGGCGGCAGCAAATAAGTAGCCGGCGTATAGCTTGCTCCCAGCTTCAGCCTGCCTTCGCCGCGGTCCCGTCGGTCCTTGGCCATCGCCCCGGCTTCCTCCATCAGCGACACAATCCTTCTGGCATACGGAAGCAGATCCGCTGCATTGTCGGTCGGGTACAAGCTGCGCGCCAGCTTATGGAACAGCTTGATGCCCAGCTCCTCCTCCAGCTTGCGCAAATGAAAGCTGACCGTCGGCTGCTTCAGCCCCAGCTTCTCCGCCGCATCCTGCAGCGTGCCGCCGCTGCTGCGGGACCCAAATAAAAAAAGCTCCTGCAGGCCGTTATCTGGCTTACAGAAGCAGAATAATTTGTATTATTACAGGTCGTACTAGCTCAACAGCGTGGCCAGGAGATCACAACACCTTTCTAGCCTGGTCAACGATTACAAGGCGGCTGCAGACGCAAGAAGGACGCCATGAGCGCGAGCTCGTTGCTCTCTCGGAGCACAAGGACGTTGAAAAGGGAACGGGAGCGCTGGCCATCCGAACGGAGTACCAGGCCTTTGGGGATGTTTTCTTAGGTCACTCTATCCGGAGTTAGAGAGATCTAAGTAGTAACGAATATAATCGAGACACTACTTCATCAATAGCTGCTTGAGTCATTAATTTATCTAACGATTCAATAATAAAGAAATCATTCGCTATTTCTACCCCTTTTGGTAATTGATCATATGTCACTAGAATTGCAAAATTACCGTTTGGGGGTGTCTTGTTTTCATTTTTGTATTTTTCGATAATTCTATTATATATTACTATTGTTGTATCATCAGTTAATTTAGCGACCATACTTTCCCCATGATTTACCCACCATATTTGAAAAGAGTCCCAAACTTCACGGAATCTCTTTAAACCATCTTCGTTACTTTCAAATACGCCTACCTTCAAGCTCGGGGAACCATCGGGCAGCTTATGGTTTGGCGATGGCAAAATCGGCATTGATACCGGCGCGAAACATGGCCGGCGGCTGACATTATTTGATGTCCACAAGCGGCTTGGCTACTGGTGCTCTACTGGTCCGGGCTTGGCGCATGCAGAAGTGAAGATGACCCGTTATTGAAGACAAAGGCTTGAGGATATCATCCTCAAGCCTTTGTCTTGTCTACATGAACAGCTCTATGGCCAGCCCGTTTACGCACGTCATCCGTACTCTATGGGCCAGGCGCGGCGATCCCTTCCTAGCTCTCGTCCCCGTACCACAGCTTGCGGAAGCTGTCGCTTTCGGCAAGCAGCGTCTCGGACGTGCCTTCGGCTTCGATGCCGCCGTCCTTCAGCACAATAATATGATCGGCGCGCGCCAGCACCGCCTTCCGGTGGGTCACGACCAGGCATGCCGCATCGCCCCGCTCCCGGAACATGCGCTCCCACAGCAGCCGCTCCGTCTCGACGTCCAGCGCGCTCGACAAATCGTCGAACACGTACAGCTCGCTGTCGCGCACGAGCATACGGGAAGCAGCCGTGCGCTGCGCCTGACCGCCGGACAGCTTGACGCCGCGCGGCCCAATCACCGTCTCCAGCCCTTGCTGCAGCCGCTCGATGTCGGCATCCAGCACTGCCGTATGGAGCGCCCGCTCCAGCCGCCCTCCTTGATCATCATGCCCCAGCAAAATATTGTCCTTCAGCGTATCGCTGTACAGCCGAGGCACCTGCGCCGTATAAGCGCTGCGCGGCGGCGTAAAGAAATTGCCCGGATCGGCAACCGGCCTGCCGTTCCAGCGGACCTCCCCCGCATCATGCGGCAGCAGGCCAAGCAGCGTGCGCACAAGCGTTGTTTTGCCGGAGCCGATTGGCCCCGTTACAACGGTAAAGGAGCCTTTGCGCAAGCTTAGGCGGATATCCTCGATCCCCCTGCCCGTATCCGGATAGCGGTACGTTAAACCGTCCGCCTCGAGCAGCTTCAAGGGTTCAAACGGTGTGCCGTTTGCGCTCTCCCCCGCCTTCTTCCCGCGCGGCTCTACACCGTTCGCGTGCTCCTGCCGCTCCGCAGCCTGCCGTTCCCTGCGGTCCAAATAAAGCGGATTCCGCGCCGACAGCACTGTCGCGGGGCTTCCTTGCAGAATGCCGGCCAGACGCCGGAACGAAACCGTCATTTGCTTGAAATGGGTCAGGAACGTGCCGAAATTCGAAATAAACTGCGTCACAAACGTCAAGTAATAAATAAACAGCGAGAAGTCGCCGATCGTAAAGCTTCCGCCGCGCATTTTGTGGCCTGCCAGCAGCAGGATCAGCCCCGTCCCTAAATTGACCGTGTTGGAAAATACAGAGTTCAGCAGCTCGGACATGAGCTTGTCCTTCAGCATCGTTTGGCGGCGGGCGTCGTTCAGCTGCCGGAAGCGCCCGATCACCCGCTCCTCGGCGCCCGCGACTTGAATCGCCTGCACGCTGCCGAACATTTCGCTGATCGCTCCGGTAACTGCCGCCGTCGATTCACGGCTGGCTGCGCGGTATTTTTGCAGGCGGCTTGTCGCCAGCTGCGCCCCGATTACAATGATGACCAGCGGCAGGAACACAAACAGCGTCATCTGCGCGTCGATGCCGATCAGAATTACGCTGGATACGGCGGCAAAGGTTAACATCCCGAACGCATCCACCGACCAGCTGACCGTCTCCTCCGTCTGATCAACATCATCGCGGAAATGGCTGATCGCTTCGCCCGGGCTGCAAGGAATGGCGCGGGCGCCGGGCTCCTTCAGAATATGCTCCAGCAGGTTGCGCCGCACCAGCATGCCCACCCGGAAGCGGAAATGCACATCGGTGACAAAACCGATAAAGATGCTCGCGCAGCGGGCAAGCGCCGCTCCAATAAGCAAAGCGACAAGCGCCCATGTGCCGTATGCCGCAGCTGAGTCCAGCGTAAGCGAATCAAAAAAAGCTTTTGTAATTAACCCGGGGAAGATCGGCATTAAATAAATAACCGTCCAGGCCATGGCGTTGCATGTGTACCAGACCGGCCGCGAGCGGAGCAGCCGCCAAAAATAAGCGTATACGTTCATTACGCAAGCACCTCCTCAAGACCAACGGCCAGCATACGGCTGAACCGCGAGCCGGAATCGGCGGCCAGCTTCCCTCTGGCGCCGTTCTCCACCACTTCGCCCTGCTCGAGAATTATAATCCGGTCCGCCCGTTGTACGGTAGCAAGCCGGTGGGCGATAATGATGCATGTCCGGCCGGCCAGCAGCTTGTCCATCGCCTTCTCCACATGATGCTCGGTCAGCGGATCCAGGCGCGAGGAAGCTTCATCGAGAATGACAAGGCCGGGATCGGTCAAAAAGACACGCGCAAACGCCAACAGCTGCGCTTCCCCGGCAGACAGTCCGCCGCCCCCGGAAGCGAGCCGTGTATCCAGCCCTTCCGGCTGCGAAGCAAGCCAGCCGCTTAAGCCCAGCTCCTCCAGCACCTCCATAATCGCTTCGTCTGCAATGCTCTCATTATAGAACGTCAAATTATCGCGGATCGTGCCCTGCAGAATTTCAATATTTTGCGTCACAAGCGCAACCTTGCTTCTCAGCTCATGCAGCGTACATTCCCGAATGTCAACGCCGCCAAGCAAGATACCGCCCTGCTGCGGGTCGTAAAACCGGAGCAGCAGCCGGGCGATTGTCGTTTTGCCGCTGCCGGTCCGGCCCAGCAGACCTGCCACTTCTCCCGGCTCCAGCCGGATGTCCAGCCGCTCCAGCGTCGGCTTGTCGTCGTAACCAAACGACAGATCGCGGAACTCGACGCTAAGCGCGCCGTCCGGCAGCAAGGCTCCCGGTCCGTCCTCGACCTTGGAACGCATGGCCAGCAGGCTGCGGATGCGAAGCAGGCTGGCGTCGGCCTTCTGTAAATCTTCAATTTGGGTGCGGATTTTTTCAATTGGCTTGCCCATCAGCTCCGTGTAATAAAAAATGAGATATACGGTGCCGATTGAAATGCTGCCTTTATGCCACAAATAAGCGCTGATGACAAAAGCAACCGCATTGCCAAGCGCAAACACCACAATGGTCGTCATCCACATCGCGGCAAAGCCAAAAAAAGCGTTGCGGCGGAGCGGCAGCATCCGCCGCAGCAGCCCGTAAAAACGGTTCATGACAAAGCCGGTCGCCCCGTTGGCGCGGGTATCTTCCGTTCCTTCCAAATGCTCGCCGATAAAGCCGTAAAACTCGGCGTTTGACTGGCGCCATTTGGCCCATGCGGACACCGTAAATTTGCGGATCCATTGAATGACAAATACGGCGAACAGGACAAACAGCAGCATGCCCGCTCCAATCCATACATGCTCGCGGAACAGCAAGACGATAATGCCCGCCAGCAGCAGCAGGTTGCCTGCCAAATTAATGATAAAGCTGGAGAAAAAATTGGCGAGCGCGTTCACATCCCCGTCTACCCGTTCAATAATAGAGCCGGATGTATTGGACTTGTGGAATGTCATGTCGAGCTTCAGGCAATGCTCGGCCAGGTCGCCGCGAAGCCGGTTAGTTGTCAGCCAAGCCAGATTTTCGCTGACATACGTTGCGATAACGGATACGAGCTGCTGCAAAAGCGCAAAGCCGATAAATAACCCTGCGGCATAATAAAGCGGCTCCATCGTTGCGCCGGAGCCGGCGGTATCAATAAAATAGCGGATGATTTGCGGACTGACGAGCTGGAGCAGCGTGGACGCCAATAATAAAGCCGTTAAGGCGATTAATGTTTTTTTCCACGGAAATAAATACTGCTTTAACACTTCGTAATACTGATTCATTTTTTTGGCAGGCTGATCTTGGCTGTTTAACGCGGCCATGATGCTCCTCCTTTACCGGTATAGTGGGGGGCGCGAAGGCTAAGATGGTAAATTACGACAATCATTCGTTTATATCCTCTTTGAAATGGTAAAATAGCTGTAATTATTATGATGAAGCGGAGGGGACAGACATGCAATACGAATATTTGCTTCGGCTTCTGATTGCCGGCATATGCGGGGCCGTTATCGGATATGAACGCAAAAGCCGTAAAAAAGAAGCCGGCATCCGGACGCATTTTATCGTTTCGCTTGGTGCTTCGTTAATGATGATGATTTCGAAATACGGCTTTATGGACCAGCTTGGCTGGGGTGGGCTTTCGCTGGACCCTTCCCGGGTAGCGGCTCAGGTTGTAAGCGGGGTCGGCTTTCTTGGCGCAGGCATGATCTTTATGCAAAAGCAGACGGTTCGCGGGCTGACGACCGCTGCAGGCATATGGGCGACGGCCGGCGTCGGCATGGCAATCGGGGCGGGCATGTATACGGTGGGCATCAGCGCTGCCATCGTTGTGCTTGCGGGGCAGGCGATCCTGCATAAGCCGTTCCGCTGGCTTCGCACCGACAAAAACGAGCAGCTGACGATCCGCCTCGCCAACGATCACGGATCTATTGATGCTATCTTAAACTGGCTGAAAGCCAAAGATGTCGCCATCTTGAGCTTCCATGCCGAAGCCGGGCTGCAGGAGCATTCCGAACTGGCGCTCGAGCTGTTCGTCCGTTTGCCTGCGGCAAGCGACCCCGGCCGGCTGCTCGACATGCTCCAGGAAGTCCCTTGCGTCAAATCGGTGGAAATGCAATAACCTGTCATCATTTCTATGCTAAACTATTAATCGGATAAAAGCGATGCAAGGAGTGCTGTACCTGTTATGAAACTGGTTTCTTGGAATGTGAACGGCCTAAGGGCATGCGTGACCAAAGGCTTTTATGATTATTTTCAGCAGATAGACGCCGATATTTTCTGCTTGCAGGAGACGAAGCTGCAAGCCGGCCAAATCGAGCTCGCAATCGGCCCCGAATACAAGCAGTATTGGAATTATGCCGTCAAAAAAGGCTACTCCGGCACCGCCGTATTTACGCGTATCGAGCCGCTTTCGGTCCGGTAC encodes the following:
- a CDS encoding LysR family transcriptional regulator substrate-binding protein, with product MRKLEEELGIKLFHKLARSLYPTDNAADLLPYARRIVSLMEEAGAMAKDRRDRGEGRLKLGASYTPATYLLPPYIAEFGGLFPRTRIQLAVKKADNLLHMLRKYEIDAAVISLPADDLEGFVMENLMEDEHKLLLSPSHPLAQHAELTLASLQPQTFLLHEAGSTSRKLTDEWADSFGLEWESFMELGAIETIKEAVKCNIGIGVLPKRSVLREAAAGELVMRDLPQHENRRHICLVYPPGGANIKAGEGVYRVFNS
- a CDS encoding ABC transporter ATP-binding protein — translated: MAALNSQDQPAKKMNQYYEVLKQYLFPWKKTLIALTALLLASTLLQLVSPQIIRYFIDTAGSGATMEPLYYAAGLFIGFALLQQLVSVIATYVSENLAWLTTNRLRGDLAEHCLKLDMTFHKSNTSGSIIERVDGDVNALANFFSSFIINLAGNLLLLAGIIVLLFREHVWIGAGMLLFVLFAVFVIQWIRKFTVSAWAKWRQSNAEFYGFIGEHLEGTEDTRANGATGFVMNRFYGLLRRMLPLRRNAFFGFAAMWMTTIVVFALGNAVAFVISAYLWHKGSISIGTVYLIFYYTELMGKPIEKIRTQIEDLQKADASLLRIRSLLAMRSKVEDGPGALLPDGALSVEFRDLSFGYDDKPTLERLDIRLEPGEVAGLLGRTGSGKTTIARLLLRFYDPQQGGILLGGVDIRECTLHELRSKVALVTQNIEILQGTIRDNLTFYNESIADEAIMEVLEELGLSGWLASQPEGLDTRLASGGGGLSAGEAQLLAFARVFLTDPGLVILDEASSRLDPLTEHHVEKAMDKLLAGRTCIIIAHRLATVQRADRIIILEQGEVVENGARGKLAADSGSRFSRMLAVGLEEVLA
- a CDS encoding ABC transporter ATP-binding protein, yielding MNVYAYFWRLLRSRPVWYTCNAMAWTVIYLMPIFPGLITKAFFDSLTLDSAAAYGTWALVALLIGAALARCASIFIGFVTDVHFRFRVGMLVRRNLLEHILKEPGARAIPCSPGEAISHFRDDVDQTEETVSWSVDAFGMLTFAAVSSVILIGIDAQMTLFVFLPLVIIVIGAQLATSRLQKYRAASRESTAAVTGAISEMFGSVQAIQVAGAEERVIGRFRQLNDARRQTMLKDKLMSELLNSVFSNTVNLGTGLILLLAGHKMRGGSFTIGDFSLFIYYLTFVTQFISNFGTFLTHFKQMTVSFRRLAGILQGSPATVLSARNPLYLDRRERQAAERQEHANGVEPRGKKAGESANGTPFEPLKLLEADGLTYRYPDTGRGIEDIRLSLRKGSFTVVTGPIGSGKTTLVRTLLGLLPHDAGEVRWNGRPVADPGNFFTPPRSAYTAQVPRLYSDTLKDNILLGHDDQGGRLERALHTAVLDADIERLQQGLETVIGPRGVKLSGGQAQRTAASRMLVRDSELYVFDDLSSALDVETERLLWERMFRERGDAACLVVTHRKAVLARADHIIVLKDGGIEAEGTSETLLAESDSFRKLWYGDES
- a CDS encoding MgtC/SapB family protein; protein product: MQYEYLLRLLIAGICGAVIGYERKSRKKEAGIRTHFIVSLGASLMMMISKYGFMDQLGWGGLSLDPSRVAAQVVSGVGFLGAGMIFMQKQTVRGLTTAAGIWATAGVGMAIGAGMYTVGISAAIVVLAGQAILHKPFRWLRTDKNEQLTIRLANDHGSIDAILNWLKAKDVAILSFHAEAGLQEHSELALELFVRLPAASDPGRLLDMLQEVPCVKSVEMQ